The DNA window CCAAGCGCTCATCTGAACGGAATCGATTTCGGCGGAAAAACGGGATCGGCGCAGACGATCAGTAACGCAGCTCTGGCCAAGCTCAGCGGCGATAGGTCGCGGTTCAAAGACAACGGCTGGTTCGTGGGCGTGGCGCCAAGGCGTAACCCGGATATTGTTGTCTCCGTTCTCATCGAGCAGGGAGAACACGGCTACCTTGCCGCCAGAACCGCGGCGCAGGTCATTAAGGCATTCGTGGAAAAGGAACGCAAGATTCAGCAGAACGTGGCTTACGCGGTGCCTCCGGGCTACGTTCCAAAGCAGCCGAAGCCTGCTGCCGACAAGCAAGTTGCGCCGGCAACAACGACGCCTGCTCCTGCCACAGCAACTCCAGCGGCGAAACTCAAGGCCGAGGACGTTGAGATTGCCGGTGTGTGGTCGCAGAGACTGGACAACGAACAAGACGCCATGGGTAGCGGACGCTTCCGGGTTACGCCGGATGCAAAGCCGAAAAAGCGAGTTACCGCAGCGCCGGGGATGACCCCGTAAATCAATGCAGAGATACATTTCATTACGCGATTTCGATTGGGTGCTACTGACTTTCGTACTGGCGATATGCTCGCTCGGTGTGGTTGAGATCTACTCTGCCACCCTGCATACGAAATTTGTGGGCGTTCACGTTAAGCAGATCTACTGGATCATCTTCGGTCTGGTGGTGATGTTCATCGCAAGCCGGGTGAACTACCAGGCACTGCTGGAAAACGTGCCATGGATGTACGTGCTCAGTATCATCGCGCTGCTGGCGGTGTTCGTATTTGGCCAGAAGTATTTGGGTGCGAGGCGCTGGATCCGCATCGGCGGCAGCACGCACTTTCAACCCTCGGAATGGGTCAAGCTAGTTCTGATTCTTGCGATGGCAAAGTACTTCGCCGATAACCAGTTCCGAGACATGACACTGCGCGACCTGATCAAAGCGGGTTCGATTGTCGGAGTGCCGTTCATGCTGGTGCTGGTGCAACCGGACCTCGGGACGGCCCTGACCTATGTGCCGATCGCGGTGATGGGTTTGTTCCTGGGCGGAATGAAGTTTCGGCACGCGGCTTTGATCCTGATACTGGCTGCCATCGTTGCCGTGCCTGCTTATCACTACGGGCTGAAGCAGTATCAGAAGGACCGGATCCGCACTTTCATCGATCCTGACGTCGATCCACAGCATAAGGGGTACCAGAGTATTCAATCCCAGATCGCGGTTGGATCCGGCGGAATCTGGGGCAAGGGGACGACGAAAGGCTCGCAAACACAGGGTCTTTTCCTGCCTGTGACTCACACCGACTTCATCTTTGCCGCATTCTCGGAAGAACACGGTTTTGTGGGTGCGGTGGGGGTGTTACTGCTATACTTTATGGTGCTGATGCGGTTGATCCAGAACGCTCAGACGGCACCAGACCGTGCCGGAGCGTTCGTGGTGATGGGTGTGGTAGCGATATTCGCGTTCCATATTCTGGTCAAC is part of the Terriglobales bacterium genome and encodes:
- the rodA gene encoding rod shape-determining protein RodA, with the protein product MQRYISLRDFDWVLLTFVLAICSLGVVEIYSATLHTKFVGVHVKQIYWIIFGLVVMFIASRVNYQALLENVPWMYVLSIIALLAVFVFGQKYLGARRWIRIGGSTHFQPSEWVKLVLILAMAKYFADNQFRDMTLRDLIKAGSIVGVPFMLVLVQPDLGTALTYVPIAVMGLFLGGMKFRHAALILILAAIVAVPAYHYGLKQYQKDRIRTFIDPDVDPQHKGYQSIQSQIAVGSGGIWGKGTTKGSQTQGLFLPVTHTDFIFAAFSEEHGFVGAVGVLLLYFMVLMRLIQNAQTAPDRAGAFVVMGVVAIFAFHILVNIGMVVGFMPVVGIPLPLMSYGGSSILFMFLALGIVMNVRMRRFVN